The genomic region AAACCCGGTAATGAAACATGGTTATTCGGCTCTTTAACTCACCCTATAAGCGAGCATATACCAACCCTTGAACAACGATTGTCCGTCATATCTCAACAAATTTCAGAAATCAAACCCAATATTGTAAGAGACTTATATCCCGCAGATAGAATTATTTTTCAAAAAAATCGTTATGAAGAAGTAAAGAAATTTATCCATGAAGACTACTTAATTGCCACAGAGAACAAATATCTCGGCTTTTTATATAGTAATCTTTTATATCTCTGGAAACAGGGTTATTCGGGATTATTAGATAAAATTATTACCATTAAACAAATTACCCTTTTTCTTATAATCTCATCTCCCTTATGTTTCATATTAGCCCGCGGAATATATAAACGAAAATCTATTCAGAAAGGAAAAGAAAAATATCTTTCTACTACATTAGAGACATACTTTGCTATTTTTGTTATTGGCACCATTGGCATGGGGATTACTATCCTACTACTTATACAATTTCAATACCGTTATGGGACTCTTTCAACTTATATCGGGCTATTATCATCTATGTTTATGCTGGGACTTTCAATAAGTCCTATTATTTTTAATTTTCTGTATGCAGACAAAAATAATAAACGACCTTTCTTTGTTCTCCTCTTTCTTGTTTCTATTTGTATTTGCTATACCCTTGTAATACTGTTTGTTTTACCTCCCTATTTTTATACTTACCTCGCTATATTCTTTTTATGGGGGCTTACTTTATCTTTTCTTCTCTCCCTGTTCCTGAATAACTTAGATAAAGAAGCAGAAACCGCTCAAATTGCTGTAAATTTAGAGGTATGGGACCACCTCGGAGCAGGAATAGGGGCTTTTATATTCCCTATTATTCTACTTCCGATTTTAGGATTACAATATGCCATCGGATATATTCTTTTTTCTCTACTCCTAATTCTTCTATGTATTCCCCTTCTTCAAAAAATCCCCACATCCCAGTCTCCGTCATGGGGAAGAATTTATGGATATACGCTATTCCCTATTCTTGTATTATGCTTTATCTCTACAGAGATATATTACCGTTCTACAGTTCCTTTACCCGAAGATACATTTACAAAAATCGCACAGGAATTATCTGATGGGGGAAAACTCCAACCGGAAACAACAACTCTTCCTGATAACAGGGAAATTCGTTACTATTCCGTTATAAAAAAGGATGAAAACCAGAATGAAATTATTTCCTACATCTTTTCCACTGCCTCTCTTTTCAAGGTAATTGGATATGGTGGAGAAATAGACATTGCAGTTAAAGTATCACAGGAAGGAATCATTGAAAATATTAAGGTCATTCAATCCAATGAAACTCCTGATTATCTATCTCTTGTTGAAAATTACTTCTTTTCATATAAAGGGAAAAATATATTCCGACCCGAAACTATATCGGTAATAGATGCCGTTAGCGGAGCCACAACAACCTCTGATGCTGTAAAAAGAGCTGTTCAGTTTGCGGGAAAGGAATTTGCTCAGATTATCCAGAACAATAACATAAATCGCTCGGAAACATTATTTACCTATGGGACCTCTACCCCAACAACATATTCCGTATATATCTTTCTATTATTTATTCTTCTGGCAATAATCTTTCGATTTTTCTATAAAGACTTGCTTCGAACATTATGGTTAATTTCTGTAGTAGTCATTTTAGGCTTCTGGTTAAATATTCAATACGGACTTTACTCTATCGTTCAATTATTATCTGCTGACAAGTTACAATTTCATTTTACTATCTCAACCCTTTTAACCATCGGCATCCCAGTTCTTGTTCTTATTAATGGAAATATTTACTGCGGATATTTATGTCCATTCGGGGCACTGTCGGAACTAATAAGTAAATTTAATTGGATAAATAAAAGAATAACTCCTACGAAAAAAACATGGTATACAGCCCGACAATTTAAATTTATTCTTGCCTTTTTATTTTTCTTAATATACTTTTTTATACGAAAAAATAAACTCATTAGCATTGACCCTTTACTTTCCTTTTTCACCCTGGATATGTCAAACTATATAACAATATTTGGAATTTGTGTTTTGCTGGCAAGTCTTTTTTATAACCGTTTCTGGTGCAGGGTGCTTTGTCCCACAGGTGCTTTTTTAAGTTTAATCCAATCCTTTCGGATATTTTCATTCTTCTGGCAAAGAACTTTCCCTGCACATTGCGACCTTGGAATATCAAGAACTGAAGAAATAGACTGTATTCAATGTAATCGGTGCTACAAACATGAAAAGAAATGATTTTATTTTTTTAACTGTTTCATTACTCTACACCACTACTTTTATTGTTATCCTTCTTTACCATGTCTTACCTGAAAAATCATCAGCAGAATTATCTTCTATACAGACAGAAGGAACTTCAATTAAACCTACAGGAACCGCAACCGATATTGAAAAAATTAAAAGCATGATAAAAACTAACAAACTTTCAGATAAGGAAGCCCTGTTTTATAAAAAGTTGACAGAGGAAGAAAATAATAAAAATGCAAACCCTAAAGAACATCAACAAATTCGCAAGCGATGGAGACGAGGTAGGCAAGGAGAAAATTAAAATTTATATTTAAATATAAATCCTTTTTAAAGATTTGTTAATATAAACCCAGTTTTCAAATACAGACATAGGAGTTGCCTTAATGAAGCAAAAACAAACAAATATCCTTTCTGATATACAAACATTAGACTTATTAGAAAAATATAAAATACCTGCTGCTGATTTTCGCATCTGCCATAATTTAAATGAAGTTATTTCAGCCTCGAAAGAATTAGGATTTCCAATAACAATTAAAGGGATGGTAGAAGGGATTGCCCATAAAAGCGATTTGGGATTGGTAAAAACAGGTTTAAAATCGGAAGAAGATTTATTAACAGCAACAAAAGAAATACAGAACAACTCCCAAAATCATTGTTTATCAGGCTTTTTATTACAAAAACATATTTTTGGGAAACGAGAACTTATTGTTGGAGGAATGAAACATAATGAATATGGTTTATGTGTTTACATTGGGATAGGAGGTATTTTTGTAGAAGCGGTAGAGGATGTGGCTTTCCGTGCTGCCCCTATCAGTGAAATTGATTTACAAGAAATGATTTCAGAATTGCATTTCAAAAAAATCTTTCAATCTTTCCGCGGAGACCCTCCCATTGATACACAAAAACTTTTTGCCATAATAAAATCTATTGAAAATCTATTAGGTAATGAAACAGAAATTAGTCAATTGGAATTAAATCCCATTTTAATACATCATGATGCACCTATTGCCGTAGATGCACTTACGGTTAAAGGAAATACCCCTGTAAAGGATATTCAGCCGAGAATTACCTCACTTGATTTTAATAAATTATTAAAACTATTTGAACCAGAAAGTATAGCCATTGTTGGTATAACAGATACCCCAATCAAATGGGGTTTTCGTGTTCTATTTAATACTCTGGAAGGCGGATATACAGGAAAAATATATGGTGTCAATCCGAAACGGAGTGAGGTCTTAAATATTCCTTGCTATCCTTCAATTTCTGCCTTGCCTGAAGTAGTTGATTTAGCAGTTATTATTGTTCCGCCTCCAGCTGTTCAGCCTTCGGTTCAGGAATGTATTCAAAAAGGTATCCAAGTTGTATTGGTCATAACAGCAGGTTTCGGGGAATTAAATGATGAATTGGCTCAAACCGCTCAAGATAAATTAAAACAAATTGCCCTTGAAAATGACCTGTATCTTATCGGTCCCAATTGTGCCGGCGTCGTTAGTCCAGACCCTAAAAAACTGTATTGTTCTATGATAGGAAGATATCCACAACCCGGAGGATTAGGCATCTTATCTCAGAGTGGGAATATCGGTAATACAGCAATGAGTTGGGCTATGGAGCATCATTTAGGACTGTCAAGGTTTATTAGTACAGGGAATGAAGCCGTCATTAAGAACTATCACTACCTAAACTTTTTAGGTTCTGACCCCAAAACGAAAGTAATTTTTTCTTATATTGAAAGTGCAAAAGATATTCATCTTTTCTTCAACGAATTAAAACATGTAACGCAGAAAAAACCAGTAATAATATTGAAAGGTGGTAAAACACAAGCAGGTTCTCGTGCTGCATCCTCTCATACCGGAGCATTAGCCACGGATTACCGATTATTTCGTGGAATTTGTGTCCAACAAGGAGCCCTACTAACTGAAGATGTTTATGAAGCCGTAGAGACAGCCCACCTTCTTTCTAATGTTCCACTACCCCGAGGAAGGAATGTAGGTATTTTATCGCAGGGAGGTGGTTGGGGTGTGATTTCTGCAGATGTATGCACAAAAGCAGGATTAAATGTTATACCTCTATCTGAAAACACATTAAAAAGATTAGATGCCATTATGCCTAAATGGTGGAACCGAACAAATCCTGTAGATATGGTAGCAGGGACAGATATGGACTTATTCAAAAATTCTATGGAAATACTAATTCAGGACGAGGAAATTGATATTCTGGTTATTTTAGGTATTGGCTACATTGGCAGTGCCTATATCCGTTTACAAAATTCAGAACGGGCAAAAAATTTGGGACTTAACAAGCTATCTGAAATCGGAACTCAATTTGAGATAAAAGATGCAGAAGAAATTGCAAAACTCATGCAAACCTATCAAAAACCTATTATTGTAGCTTCCGACACAACTATTCTATCTCACGGTCAAAATATAAACCCCGTGCTAAAAAGATTAGAAGAAATGAACATTTATGTTTTCCAAAATCCAACCAACATGGCCAAAGCTATTGCCCACCTCTGCCGATATAGCGAATACATCAGAAATACACCACGAACTTTTTAATTCATTTATCAATATACTTACAGCAAAACTTATCGTATCTCTTTTGATAATAAAATCTTGTTTTCAATAGTAGTTTAAATATACCCGTATTTCTCTAATAAACATAATCTTTCCACTCACATAATCCAATTAAAATATTATCTGCACCCGATACAGAACTATCCCCATGGAAAGATTATCCTTTTTAGAATAACATTACAACCGAATATTTAAAATTTATTTTTTGGGAATTCGAGGTTTGATAATGTGTTCTATCCAATTAATAAATTCACATTCACGAATTTTATCATCAATTAAATCGTCATCAATTTTATATTGCCAACGAATATACTTCAGGGAGGGATTTTCATGTACCATTTCGAGACGCGTTACATATATCATCATATCTTCATGGTCTCGAAACATCCCTTGCTGGATAAGTTTTGGCTCACGAGCAATAATCAACCGTGCGACTTCATGAAGATTGTATTCAGGGTGGTATTGTGTTGCCCAAAAAACTCCTTTTTTATAATGTACTTCACATGCCTGAACAGTACTCCAATCGTTCCCTGCCAATAAGATTGCGCCATCGGCTAATTTTGTTACCTGGTCATCATGACTGACAAAATGAGAATATACTTCAGGCTTCCCCTGAAACATGGGATGTTTTTTCCCTTCTTCCGTCAGTCGGATTTTTGTAGCAATTCCCATTTCGCGTCCTTTGGGGTGAGGTTCAACCTTTCCACCTGCAGAATAGTTGGCTAATTGAATTCCCCAGCAACTTCCAATTTGTGGAATTCCTGCTTCATAACAACGCTGACACAAGCGTATATGGGCTTGAACTCTTGGGTCATCTTCATGATAAATTGTCAGATTACATCCGGGCCAGATAACCCCAGTGTATTGACTTAATTGTTCATCGGTCGGAGGGACAGCACCTTCATCACTGCTATACCAAATATCATATTCTGCCTCTGGCAAGTATTTTATAAGTAAATCAGCATAAAGCACTCCGGCAAGTTTCATGCCTACCTGTTCAAATTGTTCACGGCTTTTCACAGAATAGCCATCTACTATAAGAAATCGTGGGGCTTTACTCATACGAACTACTCCTTATACTACAATTTTTATTTTTATATTCATTAGAAACATCACTTAATTTTCTATATCTAATTCTTGAATAATGTCAGGCAAGTCCTCATATTTTTTACAAATAGCATCCGGACAGGCACCATCTAAAGGTCTTTCTTTCACTGCTGTCAAAAGCACACCTCTTGCTCCTACGGCTTGCGGTCCTAAAATATCATTATGCGGACGGTCTCCAACATGGACAATATTTTGTAGTTCAATATCAAAATGTCGGGCTACTGCTTCAAAAACTGCTGGATGGGGCTTTGATACACCTATTTCATCAGAAAAAACAAAGTAGTCAAAAAAGGGATACATACCCGCTTCTTTTAATAGGATTCGCAAATTTCTGCCAGGTGTAAAAATAGCATCTGATATGATAGCCAACTTGTATTGTTCCCTCAATTTTCTTAATGCATCTACGGCACCTGGTACAGGGTCGGGCATATATTGAACTTCCATATCTTCGTAAGATACAACTATCTCATCAAAAATATTCTTCGGGAGGGAACGACCTAATCCTTCTAATAAAACCGAAACCCGTTCGGCTACCGTCCAGGTTACAAGTTGGTCATGCCATACTTTACGAAAGGCAGCATCCACCACATCGAAAGCAGTATCAACAAGAATACGGTCAATCGGTGCAATTTTTGATAACGCATTATAGAGTATTTCTCGCCGTGAAACTTTTTTAGTTTGTAAACCCGCCTTTGCTCTTTTGGGTTCATCACTATCATCAATAAAAAGGCAATCCCATAAATCAAAGGTAACTACCTTAACCTTTGCCACAATTTATTCTCCAGTTTGTAATATTTTTTTGTTATTTAAATACAATTTTAATGTTTATAGTTATAGAGGGGAAAGATGTGTAATTATAACAATTATGAACCCCATTTGAAAACAGTTATAACAGGGAAATGGTCTGAGGGATATTTGCCATTCTTGTTATAGACAATTGTCTCGCATCTTAATGGATGGTAGGGTCCTTTATACAAAATCCAATCAATACGATAATCGGAATTTGAATCCGGGTCTTTAAATCCACACCATGTAGTCAAAGGACCTATTTTTTCATCTGCTTTCAACCAAGAATCGTTAAAACCATTACTCATAAAAATCTTCCATGGTTCTGATTTTTCACCTACTGCATTAAAATCGCCTGTAATTATAACAGGTAAATTTTCACCTTCCTTTTTTACTCTCTCACAGATAATCTCTGCCCCTTTTTGCCGAGCAATCTCACCTTTATGGTCAAGGTGCGTATTGATATAAAGAATTTCTTTGCCTGAAGGTTTATGCTTCAATTTTAACCATGTAACAATCCGTGTGCAAACAGTATCCCATGATTTCGAACCGGGTTCTTCAGGAGTTTCTGAAATCCAGAAATATTTTGTATCTAAAACTTCCCATAAATCTTTCTTATAAAATACTGCTGTTTGTTCACTGGAACCGTCTTTTTCTCTACCTTTTCCCACATATAAATAAGATGGAATTTGTTCTGCAATATATTTCGCCTGAAAATCAAGACACTCTTGAGTTCCTAATAAATCAGGGTCATAATTTCTAATTACCTCGACAAGAATATCTTTTCTTTTGTCCCAGTGGTTAGGACCATCCATTGCAGTGCCATAACGAAGATTAAAAGTCATTACTTTAATTGTTTCTTCTGCAAAACCTTGTTCAGCAAAAAAACAGATATTTGAAATCACGAGGAAACTAAAAGTTAAAAGGACTAAAAATAAAGTCTTTTTCATATCATTTTCCTTTTATATAATGTTTTTTTCTTAGACTTCAATATTACGAAATGACTTTTTAAATTATCAAATTTAGAAAAAAACAATCATTCATAGGAACAATAAAAAAGCACAGGTCACATCAAAATGTGACCTGCGCTTGAAAGAGTAGTAACTATTGTCCTACTTTACTTTTTGCATCCTGCTTTCTTTGCAGGAGCCTTCTTTGCGGCGGCTTTCTTCGCAGGAGCCTTCTTTGCAGCGGCCTTCTTTGCTGTAGCCATTTCCATTCTCCTTTTTATTAGTTTACATAAATTGTAAGTTGCCCAGGGTATACACAACTTTTATATTGTGTATACCGATAATATTTATACTACATATAGATACCCTTTGTCAACATAATTTATACTATTCATTAAATACTTTTATTTTTATATAAAATTATTATTTTATCTATGTTCATTTTTTTCATTAATTCAATTCAAAAACAGTTTTATTTATATTTTCTTGAATATCAATAACTTATGAAATCAAATTTTCTATCACATATAAATTTTATTTTTTGAAAAAGATATAAAATAAGTTATAAGAAAAACTTATAGAGATTATAAGAAATATTTATATAATTTTTTAGAGGAATAAAATAAAAAACCAATCAAAAATAGTAAAAAACTGATGATAATTAATTATAGTCTGAAAAATTAAACGATAGGCATACTTCGTAATTGGCGTTTTAAGATTTTTCCGGTAGGACCTTTCGGTAATTGAGGCAGAACGACAACATCTTTAGGCCATTTAAACTTCGCTATTTTCTCTTGTAAAAATTGCATAATTTCTTCGGGATGAATTTCTTCTCCTTCCTTTGGAGAGACATAAACACGGACTTCTTCTCCCCGTAATTTGTCAGGAATACCAACTACAGCCGCTTCTAAAACTTTAGGATGTGTATATAAAATTTCTTCAATCTCCCGTGGATATATATTCATTCCTCCCCGAATAATCAATTCTTTCTTGCGGTCAACAATATAGAAATATCCATCCTTATCCGTTCGTCCCATATCTCCTGTGTGGAACCAATCATTTAACATAACTTCTGCTGTTGCTTCCGGGCGTTTATAGTATCCTTTCATTACATTGTGACCCCGAATTACAATCTCACCTATTTCATCCGGTCCCGCAAATGTCCCATCATCTCTCATAATCCGCATGTCCACACCCCAAATAGGTTTACCTATCGAACCAACACGAACTTCTTCTCCTAAAACAGTAAAGGATGCTACAGGACTTGTTTCTGATAAACCGTATCCTTCAAGAATTGTAATCCCATACCTTTCTTGGAACCTTTGATGAATATCTGCAGGCAATGCAGCACCTCCAGACACCGCCAAAGTAACACAGGAAAAATCGAACTCCTGCCAATTGGGCGCATTCAAAATAAATGCATACATGGTTGGAACCATAGCAAGCACATTGATACGGTCTCTCGCTATGACTTCCATTGCTTTTTGTGTTTCAAATCGGGGAAGCATGGACATGGTTCCGCCTCGCATAATACAGGCATTCATAACACAAGTCTGACCGAAGGAATGAAACAGCGGTAAAACGACCAGAGACACCGTACCTGGTTTTACTCGGACAATTTCGTGTGAAGCATAATAAGCATTAAAAAACATATTGAAATGGGTTAACTCCGCTCCTTTGGGTGCTCCTGTTGTTCCTGAAGTATAAAGAATAACAGCAGTGTCATCGGGCATAGTTTGCACAATGTCGAATGTATCGTTTGCTTCCATTAGCAACTTATTAAAATTCTCCCCGGCTTCTAAATCTCCCATATTATCCATCGGAGGAATAATAATAAGGTGCTTGCAGGAATCCACAGATTGGAATGCTTTTATTGCCTCTTCAGAACAACCATGATATACGAAGAAAGCAACGGCTTCTGAATCACGAATATAATGTTCAATTTCCATTTTTTGGTATAAAACATTTACAGGAACCACAACTCCTCCTGCTTTTAAAATCCCATAATACACCATAGGAAAATAAGGAAGATTCGGTATCATTACTGCAACTTTATCTCCCTTTTTGAGTCCTTTTTGCTTTAATATATTTGCTACGCGATTGGAGTATTTATTCAATTGTTCATAACTGATTTTTATCTGGTTTAAAATTACAGCAGTAATATCTGGATGAGTTTTCGCTGTTTCTTCCAATACATAACCGAGATTAAGCATAGCCTGTCTCCTTATTAAATTCTATAATTCTGTAAAAAACATAATACCGAAAAATAATGCGATAAGCAAATTGACATGTATGGGATATTCCATTAAGTATTGGGAATCTCTTCCTATAAATGTTA from Candidatus Hydrogenedens sp. harbors:
- a CDS encoding acetate--CoA ligase family protein, producing MKQKQTNILSDIQTLDLLEKYKIPAADFRICHNLNEVISASKELGFPITIKGMVEGIAHKSDLGLVKTGLKSEEDLLTATKEIQNNSQNHCLSGFLLQKHIFGKRELIVGGMKHNEYGLCVYIGIGGIFVEAVEDVAFRAAPISEIDLQEMISELHFKKIFQSFRGDPPIDTQKLFAIIKSIENLLGNETEISQLELNPILIHHDAPIAVDALTVKGNTPVKDIQPRITSLDFNKLLKLFEPESIAIVGITDTPIKWGFRVLFNTLEGGYTGKIYGVNPKRSEVLNIPCYPSISALPEVVDLAVIIVPPPAVQPSVQECIQKGIQVVLVITAGFGELNDELAQTAQDKLKQIALENDLYLIGPNCAGVVSPDPKKLYCSMIGRYPQPGGLGILSQSGNIGNTAMSWAMEHHLGLSRFISTGNEAVIKNYHYLNFLGSDPKTKVIFSYIESAKDIHLFFNELKHVTQKKPVIILKGGKTQAGSRAASSHTGALATDYRLFRGICVQQGALLTEDVYEAVETAHLLSNVPLPRGRNVGILSQGGGWGVISADVCTKAGLNVIPLSENTLKRLDAIMPKWWNRTNPVDMVAGTDMDLFKNSMEILIQDEEIDILVILGIGYIGSAYIRLQNSERAKNLGLNKLSEIGTQFEIKDAEEIAKLMQTYQKPIIVASDTTILSHGQNINPVLKRLEEMNIYVFQNPTNMAKAIAHLCRYSEYIRNTPRTF
- a CDS encoding long-chain fatty acid--CoA ligase; translation: MLNLGYVLEETAKTHPDITAVILNQIKISYEQLNKYSNRVANILKQKGLKKGDKVAVMIPNLPYFPMVYYGILKAGGVVVPVNVLYQKMEIEHYIRDSEAVAFFVYHGCSEEAIKAFQSVDSCKHLIIIPPMDNMGDLEAGENFNKLLMEANDTFDIVQTMPDDTAVILYTSGTTGAPKGAELTHFNMFFNAYYASHEIVRVKPGTVSLVVLPLFHSFGQTCVMNACIMRGGTMSMLPRFETQKAMEVIARDRINVLAMVPTMYAFILNAPNWQEFDFSCVTLAVSGGAALPADIHQRFQERYGITILEGYGLSETSPVASFTVLGEEVRVGSIGKPIWGVDMRIMRDDGTFAGPDEIGEIVIRGHNVMKGYYKRPEATAEVMLNDWFHTGDMGRTDKDGYFYIVDRKKELIIRGGMNIYPREIEEILYTHPKVLEAAVVGIPDKLRGEEVRVYVSPKEGEEIHPEEIMQFLQEKIAKFKWPKDVVVLPQLPKGPTGKILKRQLRSMPIV
- a CDS encoding HAD family hydrolase, whose translation is MAKVKVVTFDLWDCLFIDDSDEPKRAKAGLQTKKVSRREILYNALSKIAPIDRILVDTAFDVVDAAFRKVWHDQLVTWTVAERVSVLLEGLGRSLPKNIFDEIVVSYEDMEVQYMPDPVPGAVDALRKLREQYKLAIISDAIFTPGRNLRILLKEAGMYPFFDYFVFSDEIGVSKPHPAVFEAVARHFDIELQNIVHVGDRPHNDILGPQAVGARGVLLTAVKERPLDGACPDAICKKYEDLPDIIQELDIEN
- a CDS encoding type 1 glutamine amidotransferase; translation: MSKAPRFLIVDGYSVKSREQFEQVGMKLAGVLYADLLIKYLPEAEYDIWYSSDEGAVPPTDEQLSQYTGVIWPGCNLTIYHEDDPRVQAHIRLCQRCYEAGIPQIGSCWGIQLANYSAGGKVEPHPKGREMGIATKIRLTEEGKKHPMFQGKPEVYSHFVSHDDQVTKLADGAILLAGNDWSTVQACEVHYKKGVFWATQYHPEYNLHEVARLIIAREPKLIQQGMFRDHEDMMIYVTRLEMVHENPSLKYIRWQYKIDDDLIDDKIRECEFINWIEHIIKPRIPKK
- a CDS encoding endonuclease/exonuclease/phosphatase family protein; this translates as MKKTLFLVLLTFSFLVISNICFFAEQGFAEETIKVMTFNLRYGTAMDGPNHWDKRKDILVEVIRNYDPDLLGTQECLDFQAKYIAEQIPSYLYVGKGREKDGSSEQTAVFYKKDLWEVLDTKYFWISETPEEPGSKSWDTVCTRIVTWLKLKHKPSGKEILYINTHLDHKGEIARQKGAEIICERVKKEGENLPVIITGDFNAVGEKSEPWKIFMSNGFNDSWLKADEKIGPLTTWCGFKDPDSNSDYRIDWILYKGPYHPLRCETIVYNKNGKYPSDHFPVITVFKWGS
- a CDS encoding FMN-binding protein, whose product is MKKYLLPISLGLFSITAQALLVRDFLHCIEENELTLGILYFFWFLWIIPGSLVGKLFYKYSYLFPITSLLYIPSWLWGHFLVRNSRYISDIPTYELFNIHDLFLYSAIAPAGISFFTGFLFTHCVLWWENNFIHKTSNSQPSTIVRHVYAYEALGAVLGGVITSISIFLGLSHWIPFCISVWFLITSSLLSLDYPFLEKVLPIALLPLLLLSTFLLESWENKSLWNHITKNENFKGKIITQKGEYLYGYDNSQFILLRNLKPVLSFPNQEYGLHLLSTFLAQKNDAKNILLIGEPFLYTLPYLININSIEKILWIPFDFELSTKIIPLLSENSLFNNKKLVFPQAEPHSFLKNTDDRFDIILVYTSDPQTISSNQYLTDSFFTLLKTHLADKGIGGIRISGGENFLGGEIATLGASIYFTFQQVFKVNALKPGNETWLFGSLTHPISEHIPTLEQRLSVISQQISEIKPNIVRDLYPADRIIFQKNRYEEVKKFIHEDYLIATENKYLGFLYSNLLYLWKQGYSGLLDKIITIKQITLFLIISSPLCFILARGIYKRKSIQKGKEKYLSTTLETYFAIFVIGTIGMGITILLLIQFQYRYGTLSTYIGLLSSMFMLGLSISPIIFNFLYADKNNKRPFFVLLFLVSICICYTLVILFVLPPYFYTYLAIFFLWGLTLSFLLSLFLNNLDKEAETAQIAVNLEVWDHLGAGIGAFIFPIILLPILGLQYAIGYILFSLLLILLCIPLLQKIPTSQSPSWGRIYGYTLFPILVLCFISTEIYYRSTVPLPEDTFTKIAQELSDGGKLQPETTTLPDNREIRYYSVIKKDENQNEIISYIFSTASLFKVIGYGGEIDIAVKVSQEGIIENIKVIQSNETPDYLSLVENYFFSYKGKNIFRPETISVIDAVSGATTTSDAVKRAVQFAGKEFAQIIQNNNINRSETLFTYGTSTPTTYSVYIFLLFILLAIIFRFFYKDLLRTLWLISVVVILGFWLNIQYGLYSIVQLLSADKLQFHFTISTLLTIGIPVLVLINGNIYCGYLCPFGALSELISKFNWINKRITPTKKTWYTARQFKFILAFLFFLIYFFIRKNKLISIDPLLSFFTLDMSNYITIFGICVLLASLFYNRFWCRVLCPTGAFLSLIQSFRIFSFFWQRTFPAHCDLGISRTEEIDCIQCNRCYKHEKK